A stretch of Bombus huntii isolate Logan2020A chromosome 7, iyBomHunt1.1, whole genome shotgun sequence DNA encodes these proteins:
- the LOC126867242 gene encoding arginine--tRNA ligase, cytoplasmic, giving the protein MTTINLENFHKRATEAEIEIALLRKEIEFLRQNVTTNNFMINSVPIDEYVKLEQENIKLKYRVAILKRTVKAERAKLRNKLKMTENNVISIYDTLSNLFKEAISIAYPDVCDPPVIITSSNNPKFGDYQCNSAMPLSKQLNNNEIRTKPQDVAKNIMSKVGESSLISKLEVNGAGFINIYLKREFAQSTLNTLVKNGEAFPPYTKRQKVIVDFSSPNIAKEMHVGHLRSTIIGDSIARLLEFLGHDVLRINHIGDWGTQFGMLIAHLQDKFPDYLSISPPITDLQSFYKESKTRFDGDEEFKKRAYNCVVKLQAFDSDMIKAWQLICDVSRKEFEKIYTRLDIKLIERGESFYQKHMEAIVKDLEAKGLLEEDEGRKVMWSKQNNEIPLTIVKSDGGFTYDTSDMAAIKQRIEEEKADWVIYVTDAGQSMHFQVLKNCAKRASIIESRHRIDHVGFGVVLGNDKKKFKTRSGDTVKLSDLLDEGLKRALEKLIEKERDKVLTEEELKIAQESIAYGCIKYADLSHNRNHEYIFSFDKMLEDKGNTAVYLLYALTRIRSIARAANISQEKLRKIAEDTPISLEHEKEWKLAKVLIKFPDVLIKITNNLYLHHLCEYCYEISCAFSEFYDNCYCVEKNELGEIVNVNIGRILLTEATAIIMEKCFSILGLKSVTRM; this is encoded by the exons ATGACCACcataaatttggaaaatttccACAAAAGAGCAACCGAGGCG GAAATAGAAATAGCTCTTTTAAGgaaagaaattgaatttttacgacaAAATGTCACAACtaataattttatgataaattCTGTGCCTATAGatgaatatgtaaaattagaacaagaaaatattaaattaaaatacagaGTGGCTATCCTAAAGAGG ACTGTCAAAGCTGAAAGAGCAAAGTTAagaaacaaattgaaaatgaCAGAGAACAATGTAATCAGTATATATGATACGCTATCTAATTTATTTAAGGAAGCAATCTcaattgcatatcctgatgttTGTGACCCTCCAGTAATTATAACATCTAGTAATAATCCAAAATTTGGAGATTACCAATGTAACAGTGCCATGCCACTTTCTAAACAACTCAATAACAATG aaATTCGAACAAAGCCGCAAGATGTTGCAAAGAACATTATGTCAAAAGTGGGAGAATCAAGCTTAATCTCCAAGTTGGAAGTCAATGGTGCaggttttataaatatatatttaaaaagggAATTTGCACAATCAACCTTAAACACATTAGTAAAAAATGGGGAAGCATTTCCACCATATACAAAAAGACAAAAAGTAATTGTAGATTTCTCTAGTCCCAATATCGCTAAAGAAATGCATGTTGGACATTTAAGGTCTACCATAATTGGAGATAGCATCGCAAGATTGTTAGAATTTTTAGGACACGATGTATTGAGAATAAATCATATTGGTGACTGGGGTACTCAATTTGGAATGTTGATAGCGCATCTTCAAGATAAGTTCCCtgattatttatctatctcTCCACCTATTACGGATCTTCAA aGTTTTTATAAGGAATCAAAGACGAGATTCGATGGAGATGAAGAATTTAAAAAGCGCGCTTACAACTGTGTTGTTAAGTTGCAAGCATTTGATTCTGATATGATAAAAGCATGGCAACTAATTTGTGATGTTTCCAGAAAAG AATTCGAGAAGATATACACTCGTCTAGATATCAAGTTGATAGAAAGAGGGGAATCTTTTTATCAAAAGCATATGGAAGCTATAGTAAAAGATTTAGAAGCGAAAGGGCTATTAGAAGAAGATGAAGGACGAAAAGTAATGTGGAGCAAACAGAATAATGAAATTCCTCTGACCATTGTAAAATCCGATGGTGGTTTTACTTATGATACGTCAGACATGGCAGCTATTAAGCAACGtatagaagaagaaaaagcagATTGG gtAATATATGTAACAGATGCTGGTCAATCTATGCATTTTCAAGTATTAAAGAACTGTGCTAAGCGAGCAAGTATTATAGAAAGTCGTCATAGAATAGACCACGTTGGATTTGGTGTAGTTCTTGGCaatgataaaaagaaatttaaaactaGATCTGGAGATACAGTAAAATTAAGTGATTTACTTGATGAAG gtTTGAAGAGAGCATTAGAGAAACTGATAGAAAAGGAACGTGACAAAGTACTTACggaagaagaattaaaaattgctCAAGAATCTATTGCTTATGGGTGCATAAAATATGCAGACTTATCGCACAACAGAAATCACGAATACATATTTTCTTTTGATAAAATGTTAGAAGATAAAGGCAATACCGCAGTGTACTTGCTATATGCTTTAACAAGAATACGTTCTATTGCAAGGGCTGCTAATATTTCGCAGGaaaaattacgtaaaataGCAGAGGATACTCCAATTTCACTAGAACACGAGAAGGAGTGGAAGTTAGCCaaagtattaattaaatttcctgatgtactaataaaaattacaaacaatttatatttgcatCACCTCTGCGAGTATTGTTACGAGATTTCATGCGCTTTTTCGGAATTTTATGATAACTGTTATTGCGTTGAAAAAAACGAACTTGGGGAGATAGTGAACGTAAATATCGGCCGTATTTTATTAACAGAAGCTACTGCAAttataatggaaaaatgtTTTTCGATACTAGGCTTAAAATCAGTTACACGTATGTAa